In one Leptospiraceae bacterium genomic region, the following are encoded:
- a CDS encoding class I SAM-dependent RNA methyltransferase: protein MPEPKNLIELKAEKWVHNGYCLAFYKGETYFLSGAIPGEKVLAKLIYNSKKFKQAVVKKVLETSDKRIESDCPVFLDCGGCAYRHISYTEEKEIKKQLFIEQTGLRPTEIISAEPEGYRNNAQLKVDYPAIGFYRYNTNQLVNIRELGCKNLPVELNKFYAKRQEKITEYKLRLDDKGIINYAKKESQYKYGNISVRVPANGFFQVNRFLIPGWLDKIKSFVPVSAAVLELFSGCGLIGLYIADKIKSLRGYELDENSVKYSYINAEANKISNIDFTKIDLYHREIKEQDAKRDVYIMNPPRAGLDKLIVETILKFKPKTLIYSSCNYATLSRDIRPLIESKTYKVKDCLLFDFFPRTQHFECLIVLEKS from the coding sequence ATGCCTGAGCCCAAAAATCTTATTGAATTAAAAGCGGAAAAATGGGTCCATAATGGTTATTGCCTTGCTTTTTATAAAGGGGAAACCTATTTTCTTTCCGGGGCTATTCCGGGGGAAAAAGTTCTCGCTAAATTAATTTATAACTCAAAAAAATTCAAGCAGGCAGTTGTTAAAAAAGTATTAGAAACATCTGATAAACGTATTGAATCTGACTGTCCTGTTTTTCTTGACTGTGGAGGCTGTGCATATCGACATATTTCCTACACGGAAGAAAAAGAAATCAAGAAACAACTTTTTATTGAACAAACGGGTCTCAGGCCTACTGAAATTATAAGTGCAGAACCCGAGGGCTATCGTAATAATGCTCAACTTAAAGTGGATTATCCTGCCATTGGTTTTTATAGGTATAATACCAATCAACTCGTAAACATCAGAGAACTGGGTTGTAAAAATCTTCCTGTTGAACTTAATAAGTTTTATGCCAAAAGACAGGAGAAAATCACCGAATATAAACTTCGTTTAGATGATAAGGGAATCATAAATTACGCTAAAAAAGAATCTCAATATAAATATGGAAATATATCGGTTCGTGTGCCTGCAAATGGTTTTTTCCAAGTAAACCGTTTTTTAATTCCGGGCTGGTTAGATAAAATAAAATCTTTCGTTCCGGTATCCGCTGCGGTTTTAGAATTATTCAGTGGTTGCGGTCTAATCGGCTTGTATATTGCGGACAAGATAAAATCTCTACGTGGATATGAACTGGATGAGAATAGTGTAAAATACTCTTACATTAATGCTGAGGCTAATAAAATTAGTAATATAGATTTTACTAAAATTGATTTATACCATAGAGAAATAAAAGAGCAGGATGCCAAACGAGATGTCTATATAATGAACCCACCACGTGCAGGTTTGGACAAGTTGATAGTTGAAACGATCCTGAAATTTAAACCCAAAACCCTTATTTATTCGAGCTGTAATTATGCTACTCTTAGCAGGGATATAAGGCCTCTAATTGAAAGCAAAACATATAAAGTGAAAGACTGTCTCTTATTTGACTTTTTTCCCAGAACACAACACTTTGAATGCCTTATAGTATTAGAAAAATCTTAA
- the fliN gene encoding flagellar motor switch protein FliN, giving the protein MGEGSLSQDEIDALLAGADDTPFADPGSGGGGGSTIVPPMSPVDKELLADIYNSAFQMGSGTLSSLLSKQSRFSPIDVQVKKPAELTRSLGNNNAYVSAKFLSQEVSGKFTLLMPADDASKLASVFMGGMAKGDVASRMKDLKSCMEPVLNTANSVIQQKLGIILPVSSYDANIAASSNDIPMPEGNQIVQMIFNLEVDGLPTFKMNVFLSLPTAENILALTRKHQVTQQQAQEVHNMGGGGINIQHNPAASAYSGMSQAQQVPIKGVGFPSLSTAGAPQQGGNLNLLMDVQMSLTVELGRTKMYIKDILGLGEGSIIELDKLAGEPVDLLVNGKLIAKGEVVVIDENFGVRVTDIVSPTDRLKTEGK; this is encoded by the coding sequence ATGGGTGAAGGCTCACTTTCGCAAGACGAGATAGATGCACTATTGGCAGGTGCCGATGATACTCCTTTCGCTGATCCGGGAAGTGGAGGTGGTGGCGGTAGCACAATTGTACCTCCTATGTCTCCGGTAGATAAAGAGCTACTGGCTGATATCTATAATTCTGCCTTTCAGATGGGTTCGGGAACGCTTTCTTCGCTTTTATCCAAGCAATCCAGGTTTTCTCCGATAGATGTTCAGGTAAAAAAGCCGGCGGAATTAACTCGTTCTCTCGGAAATAATAACGCCTATGTAAGTGCCAAATTCCTTTCCCAGGAAGTCAGCGGGAAGTTTACCTTATTGATGCCAGCTGATGATGCTTCCAAATTGGCCAGTGTTTTTATGGGGGGAATGGCAAAAGGTGATGTAGCAAGCCGAATGAAAGACCTGAAAAGCTGTATGGAACCGGTTTTGAATACAGCAAATAGTGTTATACAACAGAAACTTGGGATTATTCTTCCTGTTTCTTCGTATGATGCAAATATAGCAGCTTCCTCGAATGACATACCCATGCCGGAAGGTAATCAGATTGTTCAGATGATATTTAATCTGGAAGTGGATGGTCTGCCTACTTTTAAAATGAATGTTTTCTTAAGCCTTCCAACTGCTGAAAATATTCTTGCATTAACCCGAAAGCACCAGGTTACCCAGCAACAGGCCCAAGAAGTTCATAATATGGGAGGTGGAGGCATTAATATTCAGCATAATCCGGCAGCTTCTGCTTATAGTGGAATGTCTCAGGCGCAACAGGTTCCAATAAAGGGAGTGGGTTTCCCTTCTTTATCTACAGCAGGTGCTCCACAGCAGGGAGGAAACCTGAACCTGCTTATGGACGTACAGATGTCCCTTACAGTGGAACTCGGAAGAACCAAGATGTATATCAAAGACATTCTGGGTCTCGGAGAGGGTTCTATTATCGAGTTGGATAAACTGGCCGGCGAGCCGGTTGACCTCCTTGTGAATGGAAAACTGATTGCTAAAGGTGAGGTTGTGGTAATCGATGAAAACTTCGGTGTGCGGGTAACGGATATTGTGAGTCCAACCGACCGACTCAAAACCGAAGGCAAATAA
- a CDS encoding helix-turn-helix transcriptional regulator, whose translation MDFINELIIANIALYFLIIALLVSNYKERQGWYLLGIVSILASFSILGLSFLTSGKLLVYFPFLVFPIYFLLGPLVFFYTRSILYFREFHLHKDKKVFIPVILMFLIHLFMYFLFEELRDPLSIKKQVKVVRIYTYALSFLNGCYNLSFYSLSFKWIKKYQFHYDKLLPLIRFHIFYLKIIISTLSVWALLAIGISILDMWKRTPLFPISSPGAGITLFLSYILVFYYIKKPFIPSSEKKSQAKYAKQSLSPEKRTSYLKKLEIYLEKEKLFLDENLTLDILAKQLDISPYHLTMVINIEKQMNFFKYINDWRIREAKKLLENPENKNDTVLNIAFRCGFNSKSTFNRVFKESFGLSPSEFRKKSPNS comes from the coding sequence ATGGATTTTATAAATGAACTTATTATAGCCAATATTGCTTTATATTTCTTAATTATCGCTCTTCTGGTCTCTAACTACAAAGAAAGACAGGGCTGGTATTTGCTCGGTATTGTATCTATTCTGGCATCCTTTTCTATATTGGGCTTATCTTTTTTAACCTCCGGAAAACTACTTGTTTACTTTCCATTTTTGGTTTTTCCCATCTATTTTCTTCTCGGACCTCTAGTCTTTTTTTATACAAGATCTATCTTATATTTCAGAGAATTTCATCTTCATAAAGATAAAAAGGTTTTCATTCCTGTTATACTCATGTTTCTTATCCATCTGTTCATGTATTTCCTATTTGAAGAATTAAGGGATCCTCTAAGCATTAAAAAACAGGTAAAAGTTGTAAGAATTTATACCTATGCCCTGAGTTTTTTAAATGGTTGTTATAATCTTTCTTTTTATTCTTTATCTTTCAAATGGATAAAAAAGTACCAGTTTCATTACGATAAATTATTACCCCTTATTCGCTTTCATATTTTTTATCTTAAGATTATTATTTCAACACTATCTGTTTGGGCTCTTCTTGCGATCGGAATTTCAATTCTTGACATGTGGAAAAGAACTCCTTTATTTCCCATTAGCTCCCCGGGAGCAGGGATTACATTGTTTCTCAGTTATATTCTGGTTTTCTATTATATTAAAAAGCCATTCATTCCTTCTTCAGAGAAGAAAAGTCAGGCGAAATATGCGAAACAAAGCCTATCACCGGAAAAAAGAACGAGCTACCTCAAAAAATTAGAAATCTATTTAGAAAAAGAAAAGCTCTTTCTCGATGAAAATTTAACACTGGATATACTGGCAAAGCAATTAGATATATCTCCTTACCACCTGACTATGGTCATTAACATAGAAAAACAAATGAACTTCTTTAAGTATATAAATGATTGGCGAATCAGGGAAGCAAAGAAGTTACTCGAAAACCCAGAAAATAAAAATGATACAGTATTGAATATAGCCTTTCGCTGTGGGTTTAATTCAAAATCAACATTCAACCGCGTTTTCAAAGAAAGTTTTGGTCTTTCTCCTTCAGAATTTCGAAAAAAAAGTCCTAACTCATGA
- a CDS encoding putative Ig domain-containing protein: MRILIYFPFFFLLSCKITSSDGKDSLIRLFFLQNDNKQKVSMSIKGKLNDANGKPISNSVLILNTTGISSSLSKKGRQNSNDTIRCVDYSFKKNYLRCVKIIQPDLFEQKSSNACYEVYYGSSTNKKIQSIAKLNNIRSGQSIVYYYNNEIQAESDRFTIFSCTGDLLSEGIITDNTIGGLTDSNGEYTINLKAGKINTISVKTPIKDMGDIKIDLSSKTTKESLEEIKNDTTKLDITIPSNIQITYEVATITEDTSTPSSVDQNPDTTTTTNDTQVDSSSFINSLMEEIKTEILLGIAYPNTSYNLSQNIAVSISPTLVGAITTCSVSPALPSGLSLNTTNCTISGTPDTITASQNYTITAANSFGNINTILPITIKDGVWIQDAYLKASNNDASNGFGSRVAIDGDYAVVAVNSEDNSSTTINNTDNASFIDDNSVADSGAVYVFKRDATTGDWIQDAYLKTTNAEAVDNFGWQVAISGDYIIAGAPDEDNGSTSINNTDNGSITDTTFVNASGAAYIFKRDSSGNWIQDAYLKATNAGPVDKFGTGVTISGNYAAVGASGESSNFTSINNTDNASFTDDDSAASAGAVYVFKRDSTTGDWILDAYLKASNAEASDSFGQRLAMSGDYLIVAAITEDNSSTSINNVDNSSIADDNAATDSGAAYIFKRDPTTGDWIQDAYLKGSNTAAGDNFASSVAISGNFAIVGARTEDSNFTGINNTDNASFTDNDLSTDSGAAYIFKRDETTGNWIQDAYLKPTNTGVGDKFGVNSISISGNYAVVSAYLEDNVSTTINNTDNASFTDDDSATDAGAVYVFKRNVVTGIWTQDAYLKATNTKAGDQFGQTVYISGKYIIVGSSREDNNLNTIYNTDNASITNDNAATDSGAAYIFKYQ, translated from the coding sequence TTGAGAATTCTAATCTATTTTCCATTTTTTTTTCTTTTATCCTGTAAGATTACTTCTTCAGATGGGAAGGATTCTTTGATACGTCTTTTCTTTTTGCAAAATGATAATAAGCAAAAAGTATCTATGTCCATCAAGGGCAAGCTAAACGATGCAAATGGAAAACCTATCTCAAACTCTGTACTCATCCTGAACACAACAGGTATTTCCAGCAGTCTTTCCAAAAAGGGAAGGCAGAATTCAAATGATACTATTCGTTGCGTTGATTACTCTTTCAAAAAAAATTATCTACGATGTGTGAAAATCATTCAGCCGGATTTATTTGAGCAGAAGTCTTCAAATGCTTGCTATGAAGTTTATTATGGGAGTAGCACAAATAAAAAAATTCAGTCCATTGCAAAGCTGAACAATATTCGCTCAGGTCAATCTATTGTTTATTATTATAATAATGAGATCCAGGCCGAATCAGATAGATTCACGATTTTCTCCTGTACCGGAGACCTTCTTTCAGAAGGAATCATCACTGATAACACGATAGGAGGCCTAACAGACAGTAATGGAGAATATACAATAAATTTAAAAGCCGGAAAAATAAATACAATTTCGGTTAAAACTCCGATTAAAGATATGGGAGATATTAAAATTGATTTAAGCTCTAAAACAACCAAAGAATCTCTCGAAGAAATCAAAAATGATACTACGAAATTGGATATTACAATTCCTTCTAATATCCAAATAACTTATGAAGTAGCTACAATTACAGAAGATACAAGCACTCCTTCATCCGTAGACCAAAACCCTGATACTACCACAACTACAAACGATACTCAAGTGGATTCAAGCTCATTTATAAATTCCCTAATGGAAGAAATTAAAACAGAAATACTCCTCGGTATCGCCTACCCAAACACAAGTTATAATTTATCCCAGAATATTGCTGTAAGCATAAGTCCGACTTTAGTAGGAGCAATAACTACTTGTAGCGTATCTCCTGCTCTGCCCTCAGGCTTGAGTTTAAATACGACTAATTGCACTATAAGCGGAACTCCAGATACAATTACTGCGAGCCAAAATTATACAATTACAGCAGCAAATAGTTTCGGAAATATTAACACAATTCTTCCTATTACAATCAAAGATGGTGTCTGGATACAGGATGCCTATTTAAAAGCCAGCAATAATGACGCGAGTAATGGTTTTGGTTCCAGAGTTGCAATTGATGGTGATTATGCGGTAGTTGCAGTAAATTCTGAAGACAATAGCTCCACTACTATCAACAATACCGACAATGCCAGTTTTATAGATGACAACTCGGTTGCTGACTCGGGTGCTGTCTATGTATTTAAAAGAGATGCGACTACAGGTGATTGGATTCAGGATGCCTATTTAAAAACAACAAATGCTGAGGCTGTAGATAATTTTGGCTGGCAAGTTGCCATAAGTGGTGATTACATCATTGCTGGTGCACCCGATGAAGATAATGGCTCGACTTCTATCAACAATACCGACAATGGGAGTATTACCGATACCACATTTGTCAACGCTAGCGGTGCAGCCTATATCTTCAAAAGAGACTCTTCCGGCAACTGGATTCAGGATGCTTATTTAAAAGCTACCAATGCTGGACCCGTAGATAAATTTGGTACCGGTGTTACAATAAGTGGAAACTATGCAGCCGTGGGAGCATCCGGAGAAAGCAGCAATTTTACTTCCATAAATAATACAGATAATGCGAGTTTTACAGATGACGATTCAGCTGCAAGTGCCGGTGCTGTCTATGTGTTTAAAAGAGATTCGACCACAGGTGATTGGATTCTGGATGCTTATCTGAAAGCCTCCAACGCAGAAGCAAGCGATTCATTCGGCCAGAGACTTGCTATGAGTGGAGACTATTTAATCGTTGCTGCTATTACCGAAGACAATAGTTCAACTTCTATTAATAATGTAGACAACAGTAGTATTGCTGATGACAACGCAGCTACTGATTCCGGTGCAGCTTATATTTTTAAAAGAGATCCGACTACAGGTGATTGGATACAGGATGCCTACCTGAAAGGAAGTAATACAGCCGCCGGGGATAATTTCGCCAGTTCTGTTGCTATCAGTGGAAATTTCGCTATTGTCGGAGCCCGAACTGAAGATAGTAATTTTACAGGGATTAACAACACAGACAATGCCAGTTTCACAGATAACGACTTATCTACAGACTCCGGTGCTGCCTATATTTTTAAAAGAGATGAAACAACAGGAAACTGGATACAGGATGCCTATTTAAAACCCACCAACACAGGTGTCGGTGATAAATTTGGCGTAAACTCTATCTCTATCAGTGGTAATTATGCCGTAGTTTCTGCCTATTTAGAAGACAATGTATCTACGACTATCAATAATACTGATAATGCCAGTTTTACAGATGATGATTCGGCTACAGATGCCGGAGCGGTTTATGTTTTCAAAAGAAACGTGGTTACAGGAATCTGGACACAGGATGCTTACCTGAAAGCAACAAATACTAAAGCAGGGGATCAGTTCGGCCAAACTGTTTATATCAGTGGTAAATATATCATAGTCGGTAGTTCTCGTGAAGACAATAATTTGAATACAATCTATAACACAGATAATGCCAGTATTACTAATGATAACGCAGCTACTGATTCCGGTGCCGCTTATATTTTTAAATACCAATAG
- a CDS encoding outer membrane lipoprotein carrier protein LolA has protein sequence MNGLQSLKARINIDGTLTGELYYQRPYNIHVKLSDGRIISANKNIIWVYSPSRMIAGRQDLRGGTGGISGLLSGYESVTSSGNRLTLKSNTKAYSEIVVVVSPDHLIRSIRMKRKGSESSKTINLSISATNIGLPSNLFNFHPPSSAQIVENPLNQKE, from the coding sequence ATGAATGGACTTCAGAGCCTGAAAGCCCGAATAAACATTGACGGTACCCTGACCGGCGAGTTATATTATCAGAGACCCTATAATATTCACGTAAAACTTTCGGATGGTAGAATTATTTCTGCGAATAAAAATATAATTTGGGTTTATTCTCCGTCCAGAATGATAGCAGGTAGACAGGATTTGCGAGGAGGAACCGGTGGAATCAGCGGGCTTTTGAGTGGTTATGAAAGCGTGACATCTTCCGGAAACCGTTTGACTCTAAAATCAAATACGAAAGCTTATAGTGAAATAGTAGTTGTCGTAAGTCCTGATCATCTGATACGGTCAATTAGAATGAAACGAAAAGGTTCCGAGTCCTCCAAAACTATAAATTTATCTATTTCTGCTACTAATATTGGTTTGCCCTCTAACCTTTTTAATTTCCATCCACCATCGAGTGCACAGATAGTGGAAAATCCTTTGAATCAGAAGGAGTAA
- a CDS encoding electron transfer flavoprotein subunit alpha/FixB family protein, whose product MANVLVVGEIKDGALKKVSKEITSAGKKIASSLGGQVEVLLIGDNAAGFAAELAEAGADVVITAAGSEFSAEGYANLISEVINAKKPSVVLMPHTGYGRDYSARVAAKTKAAIVADVVELKVDGAKVVAKKPVYSGKAYANIKCSTDLQLFTVRPNSQEVGSSKGAGTVESSSAGFGDVKTKSLSKDAAAGSKVQLAEASIIVSGGRGMKGPENFPMLQELCDIVGAAMGASRAAVDAGWISHSHQVGQTGKTVSPNCYIACGISGSIQHMAGMGSSKYIVAINKDPDAPIFKVATYGVVADLFEVVPELTKEFKKVLG is encoded by the coding sequence ATGGCTAATGTACTTGTAGTTGGAGAAATAAAAGACGGAGCTTTAAAAAAAGTTTCTAAAGAAATTACCTCAGCCGGAAAGAAAATTGCTTCTTCTCTTGGTGGACAGGTAGAAGTGCTTTTAATCGGTGATAATGCAGCTGGTTTTGCCGCTGAACTTGCTGAAGCTGGAGCGGATGTTGTTATCACAGCAGCCGGTTCTGAATTTTCAGCAGAAGGTTATGCAAACCTTATTAGTGAAGTAATTAACGCAAAAAAACCTTCCGTTGTTTTAATGCCGCACACCGGTTACGGAAGAGATTATTCTGCCCGTGTAGCTGCTAAAACAAAAGCTGCTATCGTTGCGGATGTAGTAGAACTGAAAGTAGATGGTGCTAAAGTTGTAGCAAAAAAACCTGTATACTCAGGAAAAGCCTATGCAAACATTAAATGTTCCACCGATCTACAGCTTTTCACCGTTCGTCCGAATTCTCAGGAAGTAGGTTCCAGTAAAGGTGCCGGAACTGTAGAAAGTAGTTCTGCCGGTTTCGGAGATGTAAAAACTAAGTCTCTGAGTAAAGATGCAGCAGCAGGAAGTAAAGTTCAACTGGCTGAAGCTTCTATTATTGTTTCCGGTGGTCGTGGAATGAAAGGCCCTGAAAACTTCCCGATGCTCCAGGAACTCTGTGACATCGTAGGTGCAGCTATGGGAGCTTCTCGTGCTGCTGTGGATGCAGGATGGATTTCTCACTCTCATCAGGTAGGACAAACAGGAAAAACAGTTTCTCCGAATTGTTATATTGCCTGCGGAATTTCCGGTTCTATTCAGCACATGGCAGGGATGGGATCTTCTAAATACATCGTGGCAATTAACAAAGACCCGGATGCCCCAATTTTTAAAGTAGCTACTTATGGTGTAGTGGCTGACCTATTTGAAGTAGTTCCTGAACTTACAAAAGAATTTAAAAAAGTTCTGGGATAA
- the trpS gene encoding tryptophan--tRNA ligase, protein MRILTGIQPSGKLHLGNYFAAMKKMIAYQESSDLFCFIANLHSLTTFSGRKSLEENTYDAVLDFLALGMNPDKATFWIQSDVPEVTELTWYLSRYMTVNQLSLAHSYKDKVAKGINPTAGLFLYPILMASDILLYGSERVPVGKDQKQHLEITRDIAEKFNSEFGEVFVVPEAEIDEDTAIVPGTDGQKMSKSYGNTINIFDSEKALKKSVMSIISDSAGIDEAKDPDKSVIYAIFSLFLNKEEKLVLRDRFLTPGLRYGDIKKELLEKIIEYFSPYRAKREDLSKNLDYVEEVLDKGKQKAKEAALPILDKVRYHFSVKRSNMHA, encoded by the coding sequence ATGAGAATCTTAACCGGTATTCAACCTTCAGGAAAACTTCATCTCGGCAATTATTTTGCTGCGATGAAAAAGATGATCGCCTACCAGGAGTCTTCGGATTTATTTTGCTTTATTGCTAACCTTCATTCACTCACAACTTTTTCCGGAAGGAAAAGTTTGGAGGAAAATACTTATGATGCGGTTCTGGATTTTTTAGCCCTGGGCATGAATCCGGACAAAGCTACTTTTTGGATCCAATCCGATGTTCCGGAAGTTACAGAGCTAACCTGGTATTTAAGTCGTTATATGACTGTAAATCAACTTTCCTTAGCACATTCCTACAAGGATAAGGTGGCTAAAGGAATTAATCCAACTGCGGGTCTTTTTTTGTATCCTATACTTATGGCTTCGGATATTCTTTTATATGGTTCAGAGCGAGTACCGGTTGGGAAAGATCAAAAACAACATCTTGAAATTACCAGGGATATCGCAGAAAAGTTTAATTCTGAGTTTGGCGAAGTTTTTGTTGTTCCGGAAGCCGAAATCGATGAAGATACAGCTATTGTACCCGGAACCGATGGACAGAAGATGTCAAAATCCTACGGCAATACAATCAATATTTTTGATTCTGAAAAGGCTTTGAAAAAGTCGGTGATGTCGATTATTAGTGATTCTGCCGGGATTGATGAAGCCAAGGATCCGGACAAAAGTGTGATCTATGCTATATTTTCTCTTTTTTTAAACAAAGAAGAAAAACTTGTTTTACGGGATAGATTTTTAACTCCCGGCTTACGATACGGGGATATAAAGAAAGAGCTACTGGAAAAAATTATAGAGTATTTTTCTCCGTATCGTGCAAAAAGAGAAGACCTTTCTAAGAATCTCGATTATGTAGAAGAAGTATTAGATAAAGGTAAACAAAAAGCTAAAGAGGCAGCTTTACCGATCCTGGATAAGGTTCGCTATCATTTTTCAGTAAAACGAAGTAATATGCATGCCTGA
- a CDS encoding electron transfer flavoprotein subunit beta/FixA family protein encodes MKVIVLVKQVPDTEANLKLGDKQINEAGIKWIISPYDEFAIEEGIKIREKNGGEVIAVSVGPDRVKDALRTAYAMGVDKAVQINVPEYNTFDSMFTSDLIANFAKAENADLIISGRQAIDTNSSQVPVQVAEKLGIPHVSLAIKLEIDGDKFKATQEIEGGTQTVECPKPAVLTAQKGLNEPRYPSLKGIMASKKKPIDVKTPADLGVSAGSIEVVSLEPPPPRIPGRKLEAGDAAGFAAQLVKALREEAKVI; translated from the coding sequence ATGAAAGTTATCGTCCTTGTAAAACAAGTCCCCGATACAGAAGCAAATCTAAAATTAGGGGATAAACAGATAAACGAAGCTGGTATAAAGTGGATCATCTCTCCTTATGATGAGTTTGCTATTGAAGAAGGCATTAAGATTAGAGAAAAGAATGGCGGGGAAGTAATTGCGGTTTCCGTTGGTCCGGATAGGGTAAAAGACGCACTGAGAACTGCCTATGCTATGGGCGTTGATAAAGCAGTGCAAATTAACGTACCTGAATACAACACTTTTGACTCTATGTTTACTTCCGACTTGATTGCAAATTTTGCAAAAGCTGAGAACGCCGATCTTATTATTTCCGGAAGACAGGCCATTGATACAAATAGTTCCCAGGTACCGGTTCAGGTAGCTGAGAAACTCGGAATTCCACATGTTTCTCTCGCTATAAAATTAGAGATTGATGGTGATAAATTCAAAGCTACTCAGGAAATAGAAGGTGGGACCCAGACGGTTGAGTGTCCTAAGCCTGCAGTACTTACCGCTCAGAAAGGTCTAAACGAACCCAGATATCCTTCTCTAAAAGGTATTATGGCTTCCAAGAAAAAGCCTATCGATGTAAAAACTCCTGCTGATCTTGGTGTGAGTGCAGGTAGCATAGAAGTAGTTTCACTCGAGCCTCCACCTCCGCGTATTCCCGGTAGAAAATTAGAAGCTGGTGATGCAGCCGGTTTTGCCGCTCAGCTTGTAAAAGCCCTCAGAGAAGAAGCTAAGGTTATCTAA